CTCCCGTAATATCCAGCGTAATCCGAAATTCCTCCGTACGCATCGACATATGGTGATACGCCTTGACGTGTTCGCACAACACAGCCTGCTTATTCCAGAAATCCCTGCCCTGAAGAGTGGGAATCAGACTCCTGCCCTGAACCGTATTGGGCGCATCAATACCCAGAATATCCATCAACGTGGGATAGAGATCAACGGACTCCACAAACCCATCAAAAACCTCCCCCTTCGGCAACGCCGCGGGATAGCGCAGAATAAACGGCACCCGGTGGATACACTCGTAAAATCCGAGATTTTTCCAGATAAGGCCGTGTTCGCCGGCAAAATCGCCGTGATCTGCCGAATAAATGACAATGGTCTCCTCAAGAACGCCCTGAGATTCCAATTCTTCGAGAATGCGCCCGATCTGCTCATCAATCAGGGAGACCAGCCCGTAGTAATGGGCAATGCACTTCTGCAGATGTGCCCGATCCCTGGGCCTGAACGGATAGGGAAGCTCCCCCCGTTTGGCCTGTTGCTGGCGTTCGGACTTGCCCTCAAACGCGTCCGCTGCATTATCCGGCACCGTGACCTCCTCGGGATCGTACATGCGATCAAAAGGCGCAGACACAGTAAGCGGGTCGTGTGGTCTTGAAAAAGAGATACACGCGAAGAAAGGTTTGCCCTTATCGCGCTCCCGAAGATATTTGACAGACTCATTCCCACACCAGACCTCGACCGAATGTTCCAGTGGCAGCGGCGAAGTCACCGCACATTCGGGGTGCCGTGCCCATTTTTTGGTCAGGTCAAAATCATCCGCCACCCCGGCTTCGACCAGACTGCGGAAATAATCGCAACTCAGCGGGTCATCGGGCAGGGCGTCGGTCATGTGGTCAAAACGGTGATAATCGAACTCGCGGCGGGGCCAGTGGACGCCGATATGCCCCTTGCCGATGATAGCTGTCTGATACCCCACCCGCTTCAATGTAGATGTGATCGGATTCAGGTGATCGGGC
The sequence above is drawn from the Gemmatimonadota bacterium genome and encodes:
- a CDS encoding sulfatase-like hydrolase/transferase encodes the protein MASGQPNILWILTDQHNARTMSCAGESLLRTPNMDRLAREGVRFSRAYGNSAHCGPSRISYMTGMYEHFHRRHNNTDEPPDHLNPITSTLKRVGYQTAIIGKGHIGVHWPRREFDYHRFDHMTDALPDDPLSCDYFRSLVEAGVADDFDLTKKWARHPECAVTSPLPLEHSVEVWCGNESVKYLRERDKGKPFFACISFSRPHDPLTVSAPFDRMYDPEEVTVPDNAADAFEGKSERQQQAKRGELPYPFRPRDRAHLQKCIAHYYGLVSLIDEQIGRILEELESQGVLEETIVIYSADHGDFAGEHGLIWKNLGFYECIHRVPFILRYPAALPKGEVFDGFVESVDLYPTLMDILGIDAPNTVQGRSLIPTLQGRDFWNKQAVLCEHVKAYHHMSMRTEEFRITLDITGDESELYDHRIDPGELVNRWDDPDYREVREKLLIDLLRFRSCPPLMHGPLIEGLNPADVPGYDTETWSQAHQDIHHGVPWSEVVARGDG